The following proteins are co-located in the Tripterygium wilfordii isolate XIE 37 chromosome 2, ASM1340144v1, whole genome shotgun sequence genome:
- the LOC120013014 gene encoding beta-glucuronosyltransferase GlcAT14A yields MGAEKKWLFTLFSATFVSLLLLSLCSISTFGFPKSFPSMVHHGSHYPPSFAYYIFGGRGDNNRILRLLLAVYHPRNQYLLHLDVDASDDERQRLVAAVKTVPAIRSFGNVNVVGKPDRITYMGASNIAATLHAVSILLKLDGGWNWFIPLSAADYPLITQDDLSHVFSSFGRDLNFVEHSSDLGWKEVHRFQPIVVDPGLYLARRSQIFHATEKRPMPEAFKIFTGSQWVILNRSFLDYCILGWDNLPRVLLMYFNNVMLSQESYFHSVICNSPEYQNTTVNSDLRYMIWDNPPKMEPHFLNISDHVEMAQSGAAFARQFKKDDPVLDVIDDKILKRGRHQVVPGAWCTGRRSWWMDPCTQWGDVNVLNPGPQAKKFEEAVANVIEDGNSQSNQCK; encoded by the exons ATGGGAGCTGAGAAGAAATGGCTATTCACTCTCTTCTCCGCGACATTCGTCTCTCTTCTCCTTCTATCACTCTGTTCCATATCCACTTTCGGCTTCCCCAAGTCCTTCCCTTCTATGGTACACCATGGGTCTCACTACCCACCCTCTTTCGCTTACTACATATTCGGTGGTCGAGGAGATAATAACCGGATCCTGAGGTTATTGCTCGCGGTGTATCATCCGAGGAACCAGTACTTGTTGCACTTAGATGTGGATGCATCCGATGATGAGAGACAGAGGCTGGTTGCAGCTGTGAAGACTGTGCCCGCCATTAGGAGTTTTGGGAATGTGAATGTTGTGGGCAAGCCTGATCGGATTACTTACATGGGGGCCTCAAATATTGCAGCGACATTGCACGCCGTGTCAATTTTGTTGAAGTTGGATGGCGGCTGGAATTGGTTTATTCCATTAAGTGCGGCAGATTATCCACTGATCACACAAGACG ACTTATCCCATGTGTTCTCTTCTTTTGGGAGAGACCTCAATTTTGTGGAGCACTCCAGTGACCTTGGATGGAAAGA AGTTCATAGGTTCCAACCTATTGTAGTTGACCCTGGGCTCTACCTTGCCAGAAGGAGCCAAATATTCCATGCTACGGAGAAACGGCCAATGCCTGAAGCTTTTAAGATTTTCACAG GTTCTCAATGGGTCATCCTAAACCGATCATTTCTTGACTATTGCATTCTTGGCTGGGATAATCTTCCCAGGGTCCTCCTTATGTATTTTAACAACGTAATGCTGTCTCAAGAAAGTTATTTCCATTCCGTCATTTGCAATTCACCCGAGTATCAGAACACAACTGTTAACAGTGATCTGAGATATATGATTTGGGACAAtcctcccaaaatggaaccCCACTTTCTCAACATATCTGATCATGTTGAAATGGCTCAAAGTGGAGCTGCTTTTGCGAGGCAGTTTAAGAAGGATGACCCTGTGTTGGACGTGATTGATGACAAGATCCTCAAGCGTGGACGGCACCAAGTGGTACCAGGGGCGTGGTGCACAGGCCGTAGGAGCTGGTGGATGGATCCTTGCACACAATGGGGGGATGTTAATGTTTTGAACCCTGGGCCTCAGGCAAAGAAGTTTGAGGAGGCTGTTGCAAACGTTATTGAGGACGGGAATTCACAATCGAATCAGTGCAAGTGA
- the LOC120016623 gene encoding uncharacterized protein LOC120016623, protein MNSISLSPSALSSPYPFSKRVFDDPKKGCSRTRIMASRRSSSEAHDKNYYNGRLVDENMIVLRKRIHEMKMVERNYEPPSDWFDWEKSYYTSYDSMICELMGLLQSQLMETRPSLALGMMALITLSVPTSMAMIFLHFVDIAKNIA, encoded by the coding sequence ATGAATTCAATCTCACTATCTCCCTCAGCACTGTCATCACCCTATCCATTCTCGAAAAGGGTCTTTGATGATCCGAAAAAAGGTTGCTCCAGAACTAGAATCATGGCGTCAAGAAGATCATCATCAGAAGCACATGACAAGAACTATTACAATGGCAGGCTGGTGGACGAGAACATGATTGTTCTGCGCAAGAGAATTCATGAGATGAAGATGGTGGAGAGAAACTACGAGCCTCCTTCGGACTGGTTTGATTGGGAGAAGAGTTACTatacaagttatgattcaatgATCTGTGAACTCATGGGGTTGTTGCAGTCACAGTTGATGGAAACCAGGCCTAGCTTGGCTCTTGGGATGATGGCCTTGATCACTTTGAGTGTTCCAACGTCCATGGCTATGATATTTCTCCATTTTGTTGATATCGCTAAGAATATCGCATAA
- the LOC119981235 gene encoding heavy metal-associated isoprenylated plant protein 20-like, which produces MGVLDSVADYLSDLFIEAKKARRSKKRRPMQTVEIKVKMDCDGCERRVRQAVSNMKGARSVEVNRKQSKVTVTGYVDPNKVLKKVRSTGKRAELWPYVEYNLVAYPYVAQAYDKRAPSGYVRNVVQALPNPNAPEEKLTTLFSDENPHACSVM; this is translated from the exons ATGGGTGTTCTGGACTCTGTTGCGGACTATCTCTCAGACTTGTTCATTGAAGCCAAAAAGGCCAGGAGGTCCAAGAAACGCAGACCCATGCAg ACAGTTGAAATTAAAGTGAAAATGGACTGCGATGGCTGTGAAAGGAGAGTTAGACAAGCTGTTTCCAACATGAAAG GTGCAAGATCAGTGGAAGTGAACAGAAAACAGAGCAAAGTAACAGTGACTGGGTACGTGGATCCAAACAAGGTGTTAAAGAAAGTGAGGAGCACAGGGAAGAGAGCAGAGTTGTGGCCTTATGTGGAATACAACTTGGTTGCATATCCATACGTTGCTCAAGCTTATGATAAGAGGGCACCGTCTGGTTATGTTAGGAATGTTGTTCAAGCACTACCAAACCCTAATGCACCAGAAGAGAAGCTCACTACACTCTTCAGTGATGAAAATCCTCATGCATGTTCAGTTATGTAG
- the LOC119981333 gene encoding heavy metal-associated isoprenylated plant protein 37 codes for MTKGEDFKLLKIQTCVLKVNMHCDGCKQKVKKLLRRIEGVYQVSIDAEQQRVTVSGSVDAATLITKLVRAGKHAELWSHKSTQNPKQNNCIKDDKNNKGQKQGQVKGVVNFKNQQNFPLYIDEEGEFCDDDEDMYEEDELAFPGDNANQLGVIRQAINASNAKKGLGVQPTNNGKMNNNLGNVNGGKKEIPIQNMGMKINPSGIDQKTLAALKMNNLNLNGGNINAGEGRRTSDIGAMMGLAGFPTNGGNVANVVNPAALGGNPNGLGGFQVQHSNNNGGFQGSSSAGLFPNGGYGAGQQFPSSMLMNMSGYNHPSMMMNRQQPQMMYNRSPYIPPSTGYYYNGYYPAPSYYPEQQREEPNFGGDHSGASAINDENSSSCSIM; via the exons ATGACTAAAGGCGAGGACTTTAAGCTTCTCAAGATCCAG ACTTGTGTTCTCAAGGTGAACATGCATTGTGATGGGTGTAAGCAGAAAGTGAAGAAATTGCTTCGGAGGATTGAAG GTGTCTATCAAGTCAGCATAGATGCAGAGCAGCAAAGAGTCACTGTGTCAGGAAGTGTAGATGCTGCAACTTTGATCACTAAACTAGTCAGAGCTGGTAAACATGCTGAGCTTTGGTCCCATAAATCTACCCAAAACCCAAAGCAGAACAACTGCATAAAAGATGACAAGAACAACAAAGGCCAGAAACAAGGTCAGGTCAAAGGTGTTGTGAACTTCAAGAACCAGCAGAATTTCCCTCTATACATCGATGAAGAGGGTGAGTtttgtgatgatgatgaagatatgTATGAAGAAGATGAGCTCGCTTTTCCTGGGGACAATGCCAACCAATTGGGTGTAATCCGACAGGCAATTAATGCGAGCAATGCTAAGAAGGGCCTTGGTGTGCAACCCACCAACAATGGCAAGATGAACAACAACCTTGGAAATGTCAATGGTGGTAAGAAAGAGATCCCAATTCAAAATATGGGAATGAAGATAAATCCTAGTGGGATTGATCAGAAAACCTTGGCAGCACTGAAGATGAACAATCTGAATCTAAATGGTGGAAACATCAATGCTGGGGAGGGGAGAAGGACAAGTGACATTGGTGCCATGATGGGTCTTGCAGGTTTTCCTACAAATGGTGGCAACGTGGCTAATGTTGTCAATCCTGCTGCTTTAGGAGGCAATCCCAATGGTCTTGGAGGGTTTCAAGTCCAACACAGTAACAATAATGGTGGGTTTCAGGGTTCATCATCTGCAGGATTATTCCCCAACGGTGGGTATGGTGCAGGTCAACAGTTCCCCTCATCAATGTTAATGAACATGAGTGGATACAACCATCCATCAATGATGATGAACAGGCAACAACCACAGATGATGTACAATAGGTCTCCTTACATTCCTCCTAGCACTGGCTATTACTACAATGGTTATTACCCTGCTCCCTCTTACTATCCTGAACAACAACGAGAAGAACCCAATTTTGGTGGTGATCACAGTGGTGCTTCAGCCATCAATGATGAGAACAGTAGTAGCTGTTCAATTATGTAA